A stretch of the Neodiprion lecontei isolate iyNeoLeco1 chromosome 4, iyNeoLeco1.1, whole genome shotgun sequence genome encodes the following:
- the LOC107223285 gene encoding uncharacterized protein LOC107223285, which produces MSSPVKRMTIFTTAGAVLLVLALLATDTDARPSGPLSRQKRVSDQRLAELETLLALSKLRGRLVTVPVAFGQVDPTIIGRRRRSMESGLQRLQRLLQEAEERDSLSAGQESDESFQSYFNNHQHRQGEETEEQLV; this is translated from the exons ATGAGTTCGCCAGTCAAGAGGATGACCATTTTCACAACCGCCGGTGCCGTTCTTCTGGTTCTCGCATTGCTGGCTACAGACACCGATGCTCGACCATCGGGACCTCTCAG CAGGCAGAAACGAGTATCCGATCAGCGTCTGGCGGAACTTGAGACGTTATTGGCACTGTCGAAATTACGTGGGCGGCTGGTTACCGTACCCGTTGCATTCGGCCAAGTAGATCCGACTATAAT TGGCCGCAGGCGGCGATCCATGGAAAGTGGGCTTCAAAGACTTCAACGGCTTCTGCAAGAAGCTGAAGAACGAGACTCTCTGTCCGCTGGTCAAGAAAGTGACGAATCTTTTCAATCGTATTTT AACAACCATCAACATCGACAAGGGGAGGAGACGGAGGAACAATtagtataa